The following nucleotide sequence is from Coffea eugenioides isolate CCC68of chromosome 10, Ceug_1.0, whole genome shotgun sequence.
cTTTGAATGTAGTTGGTTTATATGATGGATTTTAGAATTGTGTCCATTTAAATCTAATTCTTGGTCAAACTTTAATGGAAATATGGAATCTTATTTGCGACTAAAATAAAAAGTTGCCAAAACTTTTCATCTGTATCTGGAATGCCAGGTACTTCAGTTTAGTAGTATTATTTATCTATGCAATTTCTTCTACATCATCATCAATCTTGAATCAATGGTTCTGCATTCAAGGAACATCATCATCTATCTTGAATGCAATTGATTCAAGTGCAATCATTTCGTTTGAAGGCTGCAACAATTTTTTACTATCTATTCTTGTGtgctttctttctccttttgttTCTAAACTGTAAGCATATTACCCAtgtggattagctgtttttaggagtgtttttgaaatattttactgtaacagtgtatatgaaaaaattttactgtagaaaTTTTTGGTGATGTTTTTGAAGGgatttttggaatatattttggggtacttttaaaattaaaatatttttaggatattatttaaaaattaatactGTCACCCATAAGCACAATCGCCACCGCCGCCACCCCtttctctttctccttctcctCCACTCCCCCGCCCTCCCATCCCCTCCCTTGATTTGGTCACTGCTAGATCACAACCAGAAAGTTGCAACCTTCTGGTCGCGATCTAGCCGTGACTAGATTGCGGTCTCTGGTTGCAACCAGAGGCCTCGACTAGATCGAGGGGGAAAGGGAAGGGGAGGGGCGGGAGTGGGGAAAGGGGAGGGGAGGAGAAAGAGGGAAGGAGAgggagaaggaggaggaggaagaggaaaaGGGAGGAGAAAGGAGGAGGGAAAGGGTGGTGGCGATGGTGGGTGGGGGTGGTGAGTGGTAGTGGGTGGTGGTAATAggagaaaaattttgtagaattttttttaattttttgtgtgtgtttgtgagttatttttaatatattgtatgaatgggattttttgagttgttttaatTTGTGAATTACTGTAgtattgtatttaaaaaaaattagtttttgaaaaataggtcaatccaaacggagcctatAATTTTATAAAGTCATCTAATTATATTATTACTTTACTTTTGATCTCTAGATTAATATACTAAACAAGGATGTTCTTTCAAGAatattttggtgttcaatttaTATGAAACATTTGAATATTGAAAAATAGgtcaaaattttaacaaaatttataATGATTAATCAGACGGTAAgatttaatcaattttatttaaatttttttgtatgACTAACACAAGTAATGAAATATTTAATGAATGgtgttaattttttaaaataattttgttgaGTATGATCTAGAGTAGTTCTCTCTAATGCATCGAATAGAAGCCTACTCCTTTTTTACCTTATTTTTGGTgctccctcctctctctaatGGTTTTTCCTCCTCTCAACCTTGAAGAAACCAATTACGAGTAGATAGCGCGTTGGAAATTTATCCGGATTGTGTTCACTTCGTTAATTCGACTGGATTCTCCTGTATTTCTTCTAGGGAAAactgcacaaaaaaaaaaaaaaagggaacagcAAAACATAGACTCTAGAACAACGTTGTCAAAAACTCGAATCGTGGTCGTGGAAGACAAAATTTTGGACCACCAACATACACCGACAGTTCTAACTCCTACGAACATAAAAAAGAATATGAAATCAAGTTACAAGAAATTTATGTTTCTCCAGCAGAGGAGACACAAAGGTCCACGATTTTACAGAAATTCATGTTGTTACTCCACACCTTTGCGATCTCGACCTACCAACGTTTTCATGTCcactaatatattatatatctGCTGTCGTTCTCTGTACTTTCTAACTCAATCAATTAAGGATGTATTCCTATATATAGACATGTCTCAAACATTATAGAAGGTTGCGAGTTGCTCCACAGGGCAATAGTAGAATTGGTCATTTTGGTCCACATGGGCTCTTTCGGCTAATTAATCTAGAATTGTGAAACCTATTTGTTCAAATATATATCTCTTCTGGATGTCTGTTGGAACAAAAATGAGAGGGTTAGCATAAAATCTAGGAATTATTTCCCTAGCCTCAATCCTGTGCTAATGAAAACGAAGTCCAAAATGAACTGCCAACGGGAGCCTACTTGCTTTTGAATAGGAATTGGTGTGGTTGTTTTCCTTCTTTCAAGATACTAATTACAAGCATACACCGTATTATGTAAGAGATATAATGTCTTCACGATTGCACAGAAACTTTTAGTGTCGTATTTCAccctcttaaagtgaaaaagaTTAGGTAAAAGAAGAACCCTTCAATTTGATCATTTCAGTTTAAGCATGCAAAAACAATGACATTTAATTCTGTAACCATCAAAGATAGTGAGAGAGTGCAAAAAATTCCATTTAACCGTAActaaaaatcatccataaataaGAGGCACTCAATCCTTTTGTATGCCATCAAAGCTGGATTGGCGGAAGGACTCCAAGACAGAAGCAATGAAAAGAgactcatcatcatcatcatcttcgaaACTGCTTACTTCCGCGCAGCTTTGATCAACTTCTTCCAAATCAGGAGTTGGTGGTGGAGGCGGAGGCGGTGACGGCGGCGATGGTGTTGGCAAAGCCAAAAAAGGGTAAACGAAATTGGTGCGGGCTTTTTGAATGCCACTGAAAGAAATGGACGCAAGATCATAAGCCACAGCAGCTTCTTCAGCAGTGTCAAATGTGCCTAACCAATGTCTTTCTTTTGTGTATGGATTCCTTATCTCAGCTGCGTATCTTCCCCATTGCCTCCTTCTAACTCCTAGGTATCTAGTCGAGCGTCTTGAGCTTCTTCTCCCTTGATCTCTGGCGACCATTTGAGAAAAATTTTCCATGTTATTTGGACCCGGTTTCTCTTGAGAAGCAAGACAATATGTATAGGTATTTAGAGATCTGCAGCCCAAGAACTAAAATGAACGAGGCTTGTAATTTATACTAGCGAATGACATGAATTGAAGTGGCTCTTTCTTTGTGATTTAAAACTAGGCGGATACTTTCACGATAATGTTTTCAAATCCTAGTGGGTTTGGCCTGCTCGCTAGCTTACTTCAATCAAATTGTCGAAACTCTCGTTCAAGGAAAAGggaatttgtttgtttgttaaTTCGATGATTTTGGTTTCGAATCCCACAAATAAATGTCACAGTAGCTTTCGTCGATGGGGTACATCAAATTAAATAATTAAGTCCCAATTTAGCGACACTCCATCGAGTATCCCACGTAAATTTGACAAAACTGATTCATTTTTCTAACCCCCAGTGTTATTTAACTATTTATTAGTCAAGTGGGGCAGTTGAGTTGGGCAGCATTGCTCATTTGATCACAATATAATAGTGTAAACACCAGTCAATTGTTTCTCTAATGGACGTTTATGTGGTGGCATTACATCCTTATTTTCCTCCCAAGTGACATGACTAAGGTGAGCAAAATGCCCAAATTCTTGCAAATCCATGTTGCATTATTACACTTGTTGGCTACAAACATCTCTCTTCCTTCCTGaggaattatttatttctcaTATTTTAGATGCAATGCATTGCACTTCACTCAACTAGTTCCCATATATTATCTGTCAATATAAAAAATGACATGATAGAAAGCTGGTGCTATTATATAATTAGCACGTGTGTAGGGCTATGATATTGGAGTTTAGTCACAAAGGACGGTTTCTTCAAGCAGAGAAAATGTTGGGAGACAAACTTGCGGAAAAAAGTGTAATTATACATACTACAAATTAAAAAGCACGAACATGCATGACAAAGATGCGTGCCATCAGCCTTGTTGGGGGAAAAACTCACAGTGCGTTCTTAGAATAAACGCTTTACCCCTACAAATATGCGGCATGAGATTTGTCAATTTCAGGCATGAAACATGACATGCAGCTTTCTACCCGTGGTTTTCTTGGCTCCAAATCAAACATGACATAATTGCGTCAATGTGTTGCTATACGTGCAAAAGCATGCCTCATCCTTTAATTTTTGAATCAATCACTACTTTTGGTTGAATTCGACAACCACCCCACATCCAGGAAATGgggcaaaagagaaaaagaaaattaaggagAAGACACCTTAGCAATGTTGATGTGTTGAAGATAAATTGAGCTCGGTTGCTGATGATTTGGAGTTGCAAAATGAGAATAAGCTTCAAGTAATTGTCGTGGCAGTCACAAGGAAGCACGCATATTGAGGGCCTTGAACCAAAGCCTCTTTGAATCACACTTAGATTTTACTCACACGAAAAACGTTGACCTTAACTTTTGCACAAATTGGCCTATGAAATCTTTCAAGCTGGACAGGACTCAAATGAAACGTcgatgccaaaaaaaaaaaaatctatacaagtgcagaaattgtAAAAGATTGAGAGAAATAGACGGATTATTACAGACTATTATGTAAGCTTTCGCCACAACGAGACTTTAGAAACTGATAAGCACTTCACTCTTGGAAATACAAAACCGGCCTTGGGAGGATTGCCATCCACAAGAGAATGCTCGTAGATGTCTTTGCATTCCTGAACAACCTGGTGGCCGAATAAAATCTTGTTATTATATGCATAATAACTCGAGAGAGATTCAAGGTTCTCCCAGTGTCAGACAAATTAAGTGCTAATGCTAGCTCATTAAGACTGTCATTTTGACATCAGTAAATGTTGACTAACAATTACCAGTCGATTCTAAATTTCACCAGTAGCGCACTTTTTACTCATTGTGTATCAAGAATGTTTTCCTAGAATCTGTGATCATATTTACTTCAAATGCGCTAAAGAGTTTCAAATCCAAAGAGCATTCTTTAGATGCTTCAGCAAAGCATATCGGCAGTTTCCAAAAAATCCTGATTAAATGATTTCAAACTTACTATTCTCAAACCTACTACAGATGTAAATTTACCTCTTTGGCATCTTTACGCGGTATACCTTCTCGGAGTCCCACAATTTTCTCAACAACTTCAGGCTGTAGTACAGAATGGAGGTTAATAGTGGTGAAACAAATATAAAAATGGATATATGATGCACGCGTCTCACACCCAAAAAGTTAAGAAGCAAAAGTCACTGCTTAATAGGACTTACAGGACAATCAGGTTGATGGTCAAGAATATTGGTATAAACGAGAGTAAACGAATCTGGACTCTCAGATGAAGCAAGTTCTCTTAAGTCACCGAGTATTTTTATTCTGCCCTCAATTTTCTGTCCAAAAGGAAAGAGAATCCACATCAAGCTGTAATATTTAAATAATAGAggaagaaaaatgggtccaacTCCACGTACAGATGCAAAAATATATAGCTTAACTCTGCAATCCATTATAAGCACAAATGTTAAGAGGCCAACAAATGCAACAATGGATGGGGACAGTATGcactataataataataatcaaatCACCTATATACAGGAATTTAataaaagtaatattttcacaAACAATAACTTGTCGTCCTCTGATAAGTCAATACAAAGACGCCAAGAATGTAAAGGTTTTGGAATCAAAAGGCAAGGGGAATCTAAAAATTATGGAAATATCAAGGGAGAATGACTTACAGAAACACTGATGTACTCTCGGAAAAAGTCCAGGATAACCTCCTCATCCAGCCTCATCCTTTCAATTGTTTCTTCCTTgatataatttttctatagaACATATCCAGTAAAGAATATCAATTTCTTGAGAGAAAAAGTATCATCTCAAAGTACTTGCAA
It contains:
- the LOC113750260 gene encoding ethylene-responsive transcription factor LEP-like: MENFSQMVARDQGRRSSRRSTRYLGVRRRQWGRYAAEIRNPYTKERHWLGTFDTAEEAAVAYDLASISFSGIQKARTNFVYPFLALPTPSPPSPPPPPPPTPDLEEVDQSCAEVSSFEDDDDDESLFIASVLESFRQSSFDGIQKD